The following proteins are co-located in the Streptococcus anginosus genome:
- a CDS encoding DUF1361 domain-containing protein has translation MRKTIIIHIFFAIISAIVYVEGILTKGPDLIWNMFLALIAYDTAFLAIQFKKKWFFLPVAILWLMFYPNTFYMITDLVHMHWVSDTLWNRESLHLFMAFVPSIFFGVLCGIESWNLISGYLKLKWWLEYLAIGAVSFLSSLAIYIGRYDRLNSWDLVSHPKLVFERLTAALQRERLLFILGFTFIQIMSLVFLSKNQSK, from the coding sequence ATGCGTAAAACAATTATCATTCATATTTTCTTTGCAATCATTTCTGCTATCGTTTATGTCGAAGGAATTTTAACGAAGGGGCCGGATTTGATCTGGAATATGTTTTTAGCTTTGATTGCCTATGATACAGCTTTTCTAGCCATTCAATTTAAGAAAAAATGGTTTTTCTTACCTGTAGCAATTCTTTGGCTGATGTTTTATCCCAATACGTTCTATATGATTACAGACTTGGTACACATGCACTGGGTGAGTGATACCTTGTGGAACCGAGAAAGTCTGCATCTTTTTATGGCCTTTGTTCCAAGTATTTTCTTCGGGGTTCTATGCGGAATAGAGAGCTGGAATTTGATTTCGGGCTATTTGAAGCTCAAATGGTGGCTGGAATATTTGGCTATTGGAGCTGTCTCATTTTTATCGAGTCTCGCGATTTACATTGGTCGCTATGATCGGCTCAATTCTTGGGATCTAGTCAGTCATCCTAAATTAGTCTTTGAGCGATTGACAGCTGCTTTGCAAAGGGAGCGCCTGCTATTCATTTTAGGGTTTACCTTTATTCAAATCATGTCCTTGGTCTTTTTGAGTAAAAATCAGTCTAAATAA
- a CDS encoding Cof-type HAD-IIB family hydrolase, with translation MTKKVIAVDLDGTLLNSDSKLSEFTKETIKKISKKGHHVVITTGRPYRMAREFYKELELHTPMINFNGSLTHIPEKKWQQERCITLDKEYLLDIVKRKEEIEADFIAGEYRKKFYITAPNETIADPKLFGVESFQPENQFNPELVTKNPNCILLQTHANDKYALADELNQFYQQQLSINTWGGPLNILECTPKGVNKAFALKHLLEVLNVERKDLIAFGDEHNDTEMLAFAGTGYAMKNASQTLLPYADEQLPLTNDQDGVAHQLLKLFL, from the coding sequence ATGACAAAAAAAGTAATTGCAGTAGATTTAGACGGAACCTTGCTCAATTCTGACAGCAAACTATCTGAATTTACAAAAGAAACAATTAAAAAAATTTCTAAAAAAGGACATCATGTTGTCATCACAACTGGACGCCCTTATCGAATGGCACGGGAATTTTATAAAGAATTGGAGCTACACACTCCAATGATCAACTTTAATGGCTCTTTGACCCATATTCCGGAGAAAAAATGGCAACAGGAAAGATGTATCACTTTAGATAAAGAATATCTATTAGACATTGTCAAAAGGAAGGAAGAGATTGAAGCAGACTTCATTGCTGGAGAATATCGAAAGAAATTTTATATCACAGCCCCCAATGAAACGATTGCCGACCCGAAATTATTTGGTGTAGAATCTTTTCAACCGGAAAATCAATTTAATCCAGAATTGGTTACCAAAAATCCCAACTGTATCCTTTTGCAAACGCATGCCAATGATAAATACGCTTTAGCGGATGAGTTGAATCAATTTTATCAACAACAATTATCTATCAACACTTGGGGCGGTCCGCTCAATATCCTTGAATGCACTCCAAAAGGCGTCAACAAAGCTTTTGCTTTGAAACATTTATTAGAGGTTCTGAACGTGGAGCGAAAAGATTTGATTGCTTTTGGTGACGAGCACAATGATACAGAGATGTTAGCTTTTGCCGGTACTGGCTATGCCATGAAAAACGCTAGCCAAACACTTCTTCCTTACGCAGATGAGCAACTACCGCTGACCAATGATCAAGACGGAGTCGCTCATCAATTATTGAAACTATTTTTATAA
- a CDS encoding PTS sugar transporter subunit IIB yields the protein MSIGIIIASHGEFAAGIHQSGSMIFGEQEKVQVVTFMPNEGPDDLYAKFNDAVAAFDANDEVLVLADLWSGSPFNQASRVMGENPDRKFAIITGLNLPMLIQAYTERMMDANAGVDAVAANIIKEAKDGVKALPEELNPVAEVASAPAAPTAQAAIPEGTVIGDGKLKINLARIDTRLLHGQVATAWTPDSKADRIIVASDSVSADKLRKELIKQAAPGNVKANVVPIDKLIAVAKDPRFGNTHALILFETPQDALRAVEGGVDIKTLNVGSMAHSTGKTMVNNVLSMDKDDVATFEKLRDLGVEFDVRKVPNDSKKDLFDLIKKANVQ from the coding sequence ATGAGTATCGGAATCATTATTGCAAGCCATGGTGAATTTGCTGCGGGTATTCATCAATCAGGTTCTATGATTTTTGGTGAGCAAGAAAAAGTTCAAGTTGTAACTTTTATGCCAAACGAAGGTCCTGATGATTTGTATGCTAAGTTCAATGACGCTGTGGCTGCTTTTGACGCGAACGATGAAGTTCTAGTTTTGGCTGACCTTTGGAGTGGCTCTCCATTTAACCAAGCTAGCCGCGTAATGGGTGAAAATCCTGACCGTAAGTTCGCGATCATTACAGGTTTGAATCTGCCAATGTTGATTCAAGCTTATACAGAACGAATGATGGATGCCAATGCTGGCGTTGACGCTGTTGCCGCAAACATCATCAAAGAAGCCAAGGACGGAGTGAAAGCTCTTCCTGAAGAACTAAATCCTGTAGCTGAGGTAGCAAGTGCACCGGCTGCACCAACTGCTCAAGCTGCCATTCCAGAAGGAACCGTTATCGGCGATGGCAAGTTGAAAATCAATCTTGCTCGTATCGATACACGTCTTCTTCACGGTCAAGTTGCAACTGCTTGGACACCAGATTCTAAAGCAGACCGTATCATCGTTGCTTCTGACTCCGTATCAGCTGATAAACTTCGTAAAGAGTTAATCAAACAAGCTGCTCCTGGTAATGTCAAAGCAAATGTTGTCCCAATTGACAAATTGATTGCGGTAGCAAAAGACCCTCGTTTTGGTAACACACATGCACTAATTCTTTTTGAAACTCCTCAAGATGCACTCCGTGCTGTTGAAGGCGGTGTCGATATCAAAACACTCAATGTTGGCTCAATGGCTCACTCAACTGGTAAAACAATGGTCAATAACGTTTTGTCAATGGACAAAGACGATGTTGCAACCTTTGAAAAATTGCGTGACCTCGGAGTGGAATTTGACGTACGTAAAGTGCCAAATGACTCCAAAAAAGATTTGTTTGACTTAATTAAAAAAGCCAACGTTCAATAA
- a CDS encoding PTS mannose/fructose/sorbose transporter subunit IIC — MSIISMILVVFVAFLAGLEGILDQFQFHQPLVACTLIGLVTGHLEAGVILGGTLQMIALGWANIGAAVAPDAALASVASAIIMVQGGDFTDKGISFAYTTAIPLAVAGLFLTMIVRTISVGLVHGADAAAKEGNIGAVERTHLVALLLQGLRIAIPAALLLAVPTSVVQGVLNAMPAWLSGGMAVGGGMVVAVGYAMVINMMATREVWPFFAIGFALAALSNLTLIAMGTIGVAIALIYINLSKKGGNGGGGSATSNDPIGDILEDY; from the coding sequence ATGTCAATTATTTCTATGATTTTAGTGGTCTTCGTTGCCTTTCTTGCTGGACTCGAAGGAATCTTGGACCAATTTCAATTCCACCAACCACTTGTTGCTTGTACCTTGATTGGTCTTGTAACAGGACACTTGGAAGCAGGTGTCATCCTTGGTGGTACACTTCAAATGATTGCTCTTGGTTGGGCAAACATTGGTGCTGCCGTTGCTCCTGATGCTGCACTTGCTTCTGTAGCATCTGCAATCATCATGGTACAAGGTGGCGACTTCACTGATAAAGGTATCAGTTTCGCTTATACAACTGCTATCCCTCTTGCAGTTGCAGGTCTCTTCCTTACAATGATTGTTCGTACAATTTCAGTAGGTCTTGTTCACGGTGCTGATGCTGCTGCTAAAGAAGGTAACATCGGTGCTGTAGAACGTACTCACTTAGTTGCACTTCTTCTTCAAGGTCTTCGTATTGCTATTCCTGCTGCTCTTCTTCTTGCAGTTCCAACATCAGTTGTTCAAGGTGTCTTGAATGCTATGCCTGCTTGGTTGTCAGGTGGTATGGCTGTCGGTGGTGGTATGGTCGTTGCCGTTGGTTACGCGATGGTTATCAACATGATGGCAACTCGCGAAGTATGGCCATTCTTTGCTATCGGTTTTGCACTTGCAGCTTTATCAAACCTTACTCTTATTGCTATGGGTACTATTGGTGTCGCAATTGCCTTGATTTACATCAACCTTTCTAAAAAAGGCGGAAATGGTGGTGGCGGTTCTGCTACATCAAATGACCCAATTGGTGATATTTTAGAAGACTACTAA
- a CDS encoding PTS system mannose/fructose/sorbose family transporter subunit IID, with the protein MTEKIQLSKSDRQKVWWRSTFLQGSWNYERMQNLGWAYALIPAIKKLYTSKEDRAAALERHLEFFNTHPYVAAPIIGVTLALEEEKANGAEIDNTAIQGVKIGMMGPLAGIGDPVFWFTVRPILGALGASLAMAGNVMGPILFFVLWNLIRMAFLWYTQELGYKAGSEITKDMSGGILQDITKGASILGMFIIAVLVERWVNIAFTVGLPSKTLSKGAYIEFPKGNVTGQQLHDILGQVNSGLGLDKIQAQTLQGQLDALIPGLMGLLLTFLCMWLLKKKVSPITIIIGLFIVGIVARFFGIM; encoded by the coding sequence ATGACAGAAAAAATTCAATTATCAAAATCAGATCGTCAAAAAGTTTGGTGGCGTTCAACTTTCTTGCAAGGTTCTTGGAACTATGAACGGATGCAAAACTTAGGTTGGGCGTATGCACTTATCCCAGCTATCAAAAAACTTTACACTTCTAAGGAAGACCGTGCTGCGGCTCTTGAACGTCACTTGGAATTCTTTAATACTCACCCATACGTAGCTGCGCCTATCATTGGTGTGACACTTGCCCTTGAAGAAGAAAAGGCTAACGGTGCTGAAATTGACAACACTGCTATTCAGGGGGTTAAAATCGGTATGATGGGACCTCTTGCTGGTATCGGTGACCCAGTCTTCTGGTTTACCGTTCGTCCTATCCTCGGTGCTCTTGGTGCCTCACTTGCTATGGCAGGTAACGTGATGGGGCCAATCCTCTTCTTCGTACTTTGGAATCTTATCCGTATGGCCTTCTTATGGTACACTCAAGAACTTGGCTACAAAGCTGGTTCTGAAATTACAAAAGACATGTCAGGTGGTATTCTTCAAGACATCACCAAAGGAGCTTCAATCCTCGGTATGTTCATCATCGCCGTTCTTGTTGAACGTTGGGTAAACATTGCCTTTACGGTAGGACTTCCTTCTAAGACTTTGTCTAAAGGTGCTTACATTGAATTCCCTAAAGGAAATGTTACTGGTCAACAATTACATGATATCCTTGGTCAAGTAAATAGTGGTCTTGGACTTGATAAAATACAAGCTCAAACACTTCAAGGACAGTTAGATGCTTTAATTCCTGGCTTGATGGGCCTTCTTCTTACATTTCTATGCATGTGGTTACTTAAGAAAAAAGTTTCTCCAATCACAATTATCATCGGTCTCTTCATCGTTGGTATTGTGGCACGCTTCTTCGGAATTATGTAA
- a CDS encoding DUF956 family protein, translating to MAQSQNTKIEFQTTGTSYLGIGGKVGKFLVGDNALEFYADANVEDYIQIPWDTIKQIGANVSGKRISRHFEVFTDKGKFLFASKDAGTILKHARNHIGNEKVVKLPTLIQTIGQFFKNLFAKK from the coding sequence ATGGCACAGTCACAAAATACAAAAATTGAATTTCAAACAACAGGAACTTCTTATCTGGGAATTGGAGGGAAAGTCGGTAAATTCTTAGTGGGAGATAATGCGCTCGAGTTTTATGCCGATGCCAATGTCGAAGACTACATTCAAATTCCTTGGGATACTATCAAACAGATTGGCGCCAATGTTTCGGGCAAACGAATTAGTCGTCATTTTGAAGTCTTTACTGACAAAGGCAAATTTCTCTTTGCCTCAAAAGATGCTGGAACCATTCTGAAACATGCTCGAAATCATATTGGTAATGAAAAAGTCGTTAAACTACCGACACTGATTCAAACAATTGGTCAATTTTTTAAAAATCTATTTGCAAAAAAATAA
- the serS gene encoding serine--tRNA ligase translates to MLDIKRIRTDFDIIAKKLATRGVDAATLDKMKEFDSKRRELLVKVENLKAERNTVSAEIAQAKRNKDNADDKIAAMQTLSAEVKALDAELAEIDATLTEFATTLPNIPHDSVPVGADEDDNVEVRRWGTPRVFDFDVKAHWDLGENLDILDWERGAKVTGARFLFYKGLGARLERAIYNFMLDEHQKEGYTEVIPPYMVNHDSMFGTGQYPKFKEDTFELSDTNYVLIPTAEVPLTNYYRGEILDGKDLPIYFTAMSPSFRSEAGSAGRDTRGLIRLHQFHKVEMVKFAKPEYSYEELEKMTANAENILQKLNLPYRVVALSTGDMGFSAAKTYDLEVWIPAQNTYREISSCSNTEDFQARRAQIRYRDEADGKVKLLHTLNGSGLAVGRTVAAILENYQNEDGSVTIPEVLRPYMGGVKVIAPK, encoded by the coding sequence ATGTTAGATATTAAACGCATTCGCACAGATTTTGATATCATCGCAAAAAAATTAGCTACTCGTGGCGTTGACGCTGCAACACTTGATAAAATGAAAGAGTTTGATAGCAAACGCCGTGAACTCTTGGTCAAGGTTGAAAATTTAAAAGCTGAGCGTAACACAGTTTCAGCAGAAATTGCCCAAGCGAAACGTAATAAAGACAATGCTGATGATAAAATTGCTGCCATGCAAACATTATCTGCTGAAGTTAAAGCATTAGACGCAGAGTTAGCAGAAATTGACGCTACATTAACCGAGTTTGCAACGACTTTGCCAAATATTCCTCACGATAGTGTGCCGGTAGGTGCTGACGAAGACGATAATGTAGAAGTTCGCCGTTGGGGGACGCCGCGTGTGTTTGACTTTGATGTAAAAGCTCACTGGGATCTTGGCGAAAATCTTGATATTCTCGACTGGGAACGCGGGGCAAAAGTAACCGGTGCTCGCTTCCTCTTTTACAAAGGATTAGGAGCTCGTCTAGAACGCGCTATTTATAATTTCATGTTAGACGAGCATCAAAAAGAGGGCTACACAGAAGTCATTCCTCCTTACATGGTTAATCACGATTCTATGTTTGGGACTGGTCAGTATCCAAAATTCAAAGAAGATACGTTTGAATTGAGCGATACAAATTACGTTCTCATTCCAACTGCTGAAGTTCCTTTGACAAACTACTACCGTGGGGAAATTTTAGATGGAAAAGACTTGCCAATCTATTTCACAGCCATGAGTCCGTCTTTCCGTTCTGAAGCTGGTTCTGCCGGTCGTGACACCCGTGGTTTGATTCGTTTGCATCAATTCCACAAAGTAGAAATGGTCAAATTTGCCAAGCCAGAGTATTCTTATGAAGAATTAGAAAAAATGACCGCTAATGCCGAAAACATCCTTCAGAAATTAAATCTTCCTTACCGCGTTGTTGCACTTTCTACAGGGGATATGGGCTTCTCTGCAGCGAAGACCTACGACTTGGAAGTCTGGATTCCAGCACAGAATACCTACCGTGAAATTTCTAGCTGTTCCAATACCGAAGATTTCCAAGCTCGTCGTGCCCAAATCCGTTACCGTGACGAAGCAGATGGCAAGGTCAAACTCCTACACACTTTGAATGGATCTGGTCTTGCAGTTGGTCGTACCGTTGCAGCTATTCTTGAAAATTATCAAAATGAAGACGGCTCCGTCACTATTCCAGAAGTACTTCGTCCATACATGGGCGGTGTGAAAGTGATTGCTCCAAAATAA
- a CDS encoding VTT domain-containing protein, producing the protein MFIIDFILHIDAHIYNIAHAVGGWTYLILFLVIFIETAAVVFPFLPGDSLLFAAGALSANPAMHFNVLLFMLLFFVGAFVGDTCNFFIGRTLGYRFVHYKFFSKLIKEENIKEAEVYFEKHGSSSIILGRYIPIIRTFVPFVAGISQFPVQSFLKRAFIAALSWSLIATGAGYLFGNIPFVKTHFSAIILGIVIVTLLPTVISVVRSAMIKKRNNQMKR; encoded by the coding sequence ATGTTTATTATTGATTTTATCTTGCATATTGATGCACACATTTATAATATTGCTCATGCTGTAGGTGGCTGGACGTATTTGATTTTGTTTTTGGTAATTTTTATTGAGACAGCTGCGGTAGTATTTCCATTCTTGCCGGGAGACAGCTTACTTTTTGCTGCAGGTGCTCTATCAGCTAATCCAGCAATGCATTTTAATGTTCTACTTTTTATGCTTCTATTTTTTGTGGGAGCTTTTGTTGGCGATACCTGTAATTTCTTCATTGGCAGAACCTTGGGTTATCGTTTTGTACATTATAAATTTTTCAGCAAGTTGATAAAAGAAGAGAATATCAAAGAAGCAGAGGTATATTTTGAAAAACATGGCTCCTCTTCCATTATTTTAGGACGTTATATTCCTATTATTCGCACCTTTGTGCCTTTTGTAGCAGGTATTAGCCAATTCCCTGTTCAGTCTTTTCTGAAACGAGCTTTTATTGCTGCTTTGTCTTGGTCTTTGATTGCGACAGGGGCAGGCTATCTTTTTGGGAATATTCCCTTTGTGAAAACTCATTTTTCGGCGATTATTTTGGGAATTGTCATTGTCACCTTACTCCCAACTGTGATAAGTGTGGTTCGAAGTGCAATGATTAAAAAGCGAAACAATCAAATGAAGAGATAA
- a CDS encoding acetyl-CoA carboxylase carboxyl transferase subunit alpha → MTKITRIIKEARDQARLTALDFAQGICENFIELHGDRSFRDDGAVIGGIGTLDGQPITVVGIQKGRNLQDNLQRNFGQPHPEGYRKALRLMKQAEKFGRPVVTFINTAGAYPGVGAEERGQGEAIARNLLEMSDLKVPIIAIIIGEGGSGGALALAVADKVWMLENSIYAVLSPEGFASILWKDGSRAMEAAELMKITSHELLDMGVVDKVIPEAGLSNQDLLYAVKQEIVAELANLSQLPLEQLLEARYQRFRKY, encoded by the coding sequence ATGACAAAGATTACCCGAATTATTAAAGAAGCACGAGATCAGGCGCGGTTGACAGCTTTGGATTTTGCACAAGGAATTTGCGAGAATTTTATTGAATTACATGGCGATCGTTCTTTTCGAGATGACGGAGCGGTTATCGGTGGAATCGGAACTTTAGATGGTCAGCCTATCACCGTTGTTGGGATTCAAAAAGGACGCAATCTACAGGATAATTTGCAACGGAATTTTGGACAACCTCATCCAGAAGGTTATCGAAAGGCACTTCGCTTGATGAAGCAGGCAGAGAAATTTGGTCGTCCTGTCGTTACGTTTATCAATACAGCCGGTGCTTATCCGGGAGTTGGGGCTGAAGAGCGCGGTCAAGGAGAAGCTATTGCGCGTAATTTGCTCGAGATGAGCGATTTAAAGGTGCCGATTATCGCTATTATTATCGGTGAAGGCGGATCTGGAGGAGCGCTAGCTTTAGCTGTTGCAGACAAGGTCTGGATGCTAGAAAATTCAATTTACGCAGTGCTTAGTCCCGAAGGTTTTGCTTCTATCTTGTGGAAAGACGGCAGTCGTGCTATGGAAGCTGCAGAACTCATGAAAATCACTTCTCATGAGCTTCTTGATATGGGAGTAGTGGACAAGGTGATTCCAGAAGCAGGGCTTAGCAATCAGGATTTATTGTATGCTGTGAAACAAGAAATAGTCGCTGAATTAGCAAATTTGTCTCAACTACCACTTGAACAACTTTTAGAAGCACGTTACCAACGATTTCGAAAATACTAA
- the accD gene encoding acetyl-CoA carboxylase, carboxyltransferase subunit beta: protein MALFSKKDKYIRINPNRSSREKPQVKPEFPDELFSKCPGCKHIIYQKDLGSERICPQCGYTFRISAFERLNLTVDANSFEELFTGIETSDPLKFPKYREKLRTVREKTGLDEAILTGIATIGGQKTALGIMDSNFIMASMGTVVGEKITRLFEYATEHQLPVTLFTASGGARMQEGIMSLMQMAKVSAAVKRHSNAGLFYLTILTDPTTGGVTASFAMEGDIILAETQALVGFAGRRVIETTVREKLPDDFQKAEFLLEHGFVDAIVKRLELRSTIAMLLAFHGGEQ, encoded by the coding sequence ATGGCTTTGTTTTCCAAAAAGGATAAGTATATTCGGATCAATCCAAACCGTTCCAGTCGTGAAAAACCTCAAGTAAAACCAGAGTTTCCGGATGAACTGTTTTCAAAATGTCCAGGATGTAAGCATATCATTTACCAAAAAGATTTGGGAAGTGAACGGATTTGCCCGCAATGTGGCTATACGTTTCGTATTTCAGCTTTTGAACGCCTCAATTTAACGGTAGATGCCAATAGTTTTGAGGAATTATTTACAGGAATTGAAACATCAGACCCCTTGAAGTTTCCTAAATATCGTGAAAAATTAAGAACTGTCCGTGAAAAAACAGGTTTGGATGAAGCGATACTAACAGGAATTGCGACAATCGGTGGTCAAAAAACTGCACTGGGGATCATGGATTCCAATTTTATCATGGCTTCTATGGGAACGGTCGTTGGAGAAAAGATTACCCGCCTTTTTGAATATGCTACAGAACATCAGTTGCCAGTCACTTTGTTCACAGCTTCTGGTGGCGCTCGTATGCAAGAAGGCATTATGAGTTTGATGCAAATGGCTAAAGTATCCGCAGCGGTGAAACGCCATTCTAATGCTGGCTTGTTTTATTTGACGATTTTGACAGATCCGACCACGGGTGGGGTGACGGCTTCTTTTGCCATGGAAGGAGACATCATTTTGGCTGAGACACAAGCGCTCGTTGGTTTTGCAGGCCGCCGAGTAATTGAAACGACTGTTCGTGAAAAATTGCCTGATGATTTTCAAAAGGCGGAATTTTTGCTAGAGCATGGATTTGTAGATGCCATTGTCAAACGCTTGGAATTGCGCTCCACCATTGCAATGCTCTTGGCTTTCCATGGAGGTGAACAATGA
- a CDS encoding acetyl-CoA carboxylase biotin carboxylase subunit: MFRKILIANRGEIAVRIIRAARELGIATVAVYSTADKEALHTLLADEAVCIGPAKSTESYLNMNAVLSAAVLTGAEAIHPGFGFLSENSKFATMCEEVGIKFIGPSGAVMDLMGDKINARAQMIKANVPVIPGSDGEVHTSDEALAVAEKIGYPVMLKASAGGGGKGIRKVEKAEDLVAAFESASSEAKAAFGNGAMYMERVIYPARHIEVQILADQHGHVVHLGERDCSLQRNNQKVLEESPSVAIGKTLRQKIGEAAVRAAKSVGYENAGTIEFLFDEGKREFYFMEMNTRVQVEHPITEFVTGVDIVKEQIKIAAGQELPFNQEDIHITGHAIECRINAENPAFNFAPSPGKISNLYLPSGGVGLRVDSAVYPGYTIPPYYDSMIAKIIVHGENRFDALMKMQRALYELEIDGVVTNSGFQLDLISDPHVIAGDYDTAFLMEKFLPAYQKKK; encoded by the coding sequence ATGTTTCGTAAGATTTTAATTGCCAACCGTGGGGAAATTGCGGTCAGAATTATTCGGGCAGCTAGAGAGTTAGGGATTGCGACAGTAGCAGTCTATTCTACTGCTGACAAAGAAGCTCTCCATACTTTACTGGCAGATGAAGCGGTTTGTATAGGTCCAGCAAAGTCGACAGAATCCTACCTCAATATGAATGCGGTTCTTTCTGCCGCAGTTTTGACTGGAGCAGAGGCAATTCATCCAGGCTTTGGTTTTTTGAGTGAGAATTCTAAGTTTGCGACGATGTGCGAGGAAGTTGGTATTAAATTTATCGGTCCTTCGGGAGCGGTAATGGATTTAATGGGTGATAAAATCAATGCGCGTGCTCAGATGATTAAGGCTAATGTGCCTGTAATCCCAGGTTCTGATGGCGAAGTTCATACGTCAGACGAAGCACTTGCGGTTGCAGAAAAAATCGGTTATCCAGTCATGTTGAAAGCTTCTGCTGGCGGTGGTGGCAAAGGCATTCGGAAGGTTGAAAAAGCAGAAGATTTAGTAGCTGCTTTTGAATCGGCTTCTAGCGAAGCCAAGGCGGCTTTCGGAAATGGTGCCATGTATATGGAGCGGGTTATTTATCCAGCTCGGCATATTGAAGTCCAAATTTTGGCTGACCAACATGGTCATGTTGTCCACTTAGGCGAGCGTGATTGTTCACTTCAAAGAAATAATCAAAAAGTGCTGGAAGAAAGTCCGTCGGTTGCGATTGGCAAAACGCTTCGTCAGAAGATTGGGGAAGCAGCTGTTCGAGCTGCAAAATCTGTCGGATATGAAAACGCTGGAACGATTGAATTCTTATTTGATGAAGGCAAAAGAGAATTTTATTTCATGGAAATGAATACTCGTGTCCAAGTGGAGCATCCGATAACGGAATTTGTAACGGGGGTGGACATTGTTAAGGAGCAAATCAAAATTGCTGCGGGGCAAGAGCTGCCTTTTAACCAAGAAGATATTCATATAACAGGTCACGCGATTGAATGCCGAATCAATGCAGAAAATCCTGCATTTAACTTTGCACCAAGTCCGGGAAAGATTTCCAATCTCTATCTACCGAGTGGGGGAGTGGGGTTGCGTGTGGATTCTGCAGTTTATCCTGGCTACACGATTCCGCCGTATTATGACAGCATGATTGCCAAGATTATTGTTCATGGTGAAAATCGCTTTGATGCATTAATGAAAATGCAGCGTGCGCTCTATGAATTAGAAATCGACGGCGTTGTGACAAATAGCGGTTTTCAGTTAGATTTGATTTCAGACCCACATGTCATTGCTGGCGATTATGATACAGCTTTTCTTATGGAGAAATTTTTACCAGCTTATCAAAAGAAAAAGTAG
- the fabZ gene encoding 3-hydroxyacyl-ACP dehydratase FabZ encodes MIDINAIKEALPHRYPMLLVDRVLEVKEDEIVALKNVTINEPFFNGHFPEYPVMPGVLIMEALAQTAGVLELSKEENKGKLVFYAGMDKVKFKKQVVPGDQLIMTAKFVKRRGTIAVVEAKAEVDGKLAASGTLTFALGQ; translated from the coding sequence ATGATTGATATCAATGCGATAAAAGAAGCTCTTCCACATCGTTACCCTATGCTATTGGTTGACCGTGTGCTGGAAGTGAAAGAAGATGAGATTGTAGCGCTTAAAAATGTTACAATCAATGAGCCTTTCTTTAACGGTCATTTTCCTGAATATCCTGTCATGCCAGGAGTTCTCATTATGGAGGCTTTGGCTCAAACAGCCGGTGTTTTGGAATTGTCCAAGGAGGAAAATAAGGGGAAATTGGTCTTTTATGCCGGAATGGACAAGGTGAAATTTAAAAAACAAGTTGTTCCTGGTGATCAGCTCATCATGACAGCGAAGTTTGTGAAGCGTCGTGGTACCATTGCGGTTGTGGAAGCGAAAGCAGAAGTTGACGGGAAGTTGGCAGCGAGTGGTACTTTAACTTTTGCCCTCGGACAATAA
- the accB gene encoding acetyl-CoA carboxylase biotin carboxyl carrier protein, which yields MNINEIKDLMAQFDQSSLREFSYKNQSDELTFSKNERTVESIAPSAEDSTVNTNLVSQVEVTQPTVPPIVEETISPEIPIAEGDVVESPLVGVAYLASGPDKPSFVSVGDQVKKGQTLMIIEAMKVMNEVPSPKDGIVTEILVQNEEMVEFGKGLVRIK from the coding sequence ATGAATATCAATGAAATCAAAGATTTGATGGCTCAATTTGACCAATCAAGTCTGCGTGAATTTTCTTATAAAAATCAAAGTGATGAATTAACGTTCAGTAAAAATGAAAGAACAGTTGAATCAATTGCTCCTTCTGCAGAGGATTCAACAGTGAACACCAATCTTGTTTCACAAGTCGAAGTTACCCAGCCAACTGTTCCTCCAATTGTGGAGGAAACCATTAGTCCAGAAATACCCATAGCTGAAGGCGATGTAGTAGAAAGTCCATTGGTTGGAGTTGCTTATCTTGCTTCAGGTCCTGATAAACCTTCTTTTGTTTCCGTTGGCGACCAAGTGAAGAAGGGGCAAACCTTGATGATTATTGAGGCCATGAAAGTGATGAATGAGGTTCCGTCACCTAAGGACGGTATTGTGACAGAAATTCTTGTCCAAAACGAAGAAATGGTCGAATTTGGGAAAGGTTTGGTGCGGATTAAATGA